The following DNA comes from Mucisphaera calidilacus.
CCGTCAAGCCGACCCCGCAAGTCCCAGCCACAACTCGACCTCCACGGAGGCCCCCAGCGGCAGGCCGCTGACGCCGACCGCGGCCCGCGCGTGCCGGCCCTGATCGCCAAAAGCCCGCACCAGCAGGTCGCTGGCCCCGTTGGCGACCAGGTGCTGCTCCGCAAAGCCCTCGTCCCCCCACACGAACACGCCGACGCGGACGATTCGCTCGACGCACGACCAGTCAGCCTCGAGCAGCGCATCGGCGGCGGCCAGAGCGTTGACCACGCACCGGCCAGCGGCCTTGGCGGCCTTCTCAACAGAAACGGCGGAGGGCACCGGACCGGAAACCATCAACTCGCCATCGACCAGCGGCAGCTGGCCGCTGATCACGATCAGGTCGTTCTGCCGCGTGGCGGGCAGATAGGAGGCGACCGCCGCGGCGGGCTTGGGGAGTTCGTAGCCGAGCGCTGCGAGCGCACGCCGGGGGTGATTGAGATCGCTCATGCCGCCCAGTCTACCCCCAGCGACCGATTGCAGCGGTTCTCACCGGCTGTCCGATAAGATTGGTGGAGATCCCCTGCCATGACCGACATGCTCGACCAGAATGAAATCGATTCGCTGTTGGCAGCGGTCGAGGGCGGCGACGTCGAAACCGAGGTCGATACCGGGCCGTCGCTGGTCTACTCCCTGCGCCGAGGCGGGATCACCGACGCCGAGTTGGAAATCCGGGACTACGACTTCAAGCGGCCCGAGCGTGTCTCCAAGGACCAGATGCGAGCGCTCGAGACACTCCACGACGTCTTCAGCCGGGGCTTCGGCGCGTCGCTCTCGGGCTTCCTGCGGACGATCGTCGAGGTCAAGGTCGCTGACATCGAGCAGATGACCTTCTCGGAGTTCACCCACTCCCTGCCGAACCCGACCTGCTTCAACCTGCTCAGCTGCAAGCCGCTCGACGGAAGCATCTGCCTCGACCTCTCGCCGCTGATCATCTACCCGATCATCGACCGCCTGCTGGGCGGCTCAAACGCCGAGCTGTTCATCCCGCAGCGGCCACTCACGGCGATCGAGCTGCGGCTGGTCAACAAGATCATCTCCCGCGGGATGGACGCGCTGCGCGAGGCGTGGCAGAACATCGTCGAGATCAAGTTCAACCTCGAGGAGTCGGAGTCGAACCCGGCGCTGGTGCAGATCGTGCCGCCAAACGAGGTGGTCGTGGTGGTCGGCTTCGAGATGAAGATGGGCGGGCGTGCGGGCACGATGTCGCTGTGCATCCCCTACAACGTCATCGAGCCGGTGGTCGAACGCCTCTCGAACCAGACGTGGGAGGCGTACAAGAAGTCAGTGCGGAACACGCAGATCCGACAGCGTGTCGCCGAGCATCTGGAGGTGGCCCGCGTGCCGATTCGTGCCCTGCTCGCCGAGACCAGGCTCTCGATCGGCGACCTCAAGCACCTGCAGGCCGGCGACATCATCACGACCGAGAAACCGGCCTCGGCCCCGCTGGCCATGGAGATCGGCGGGCAGCGCAAGTTCATCGGCCAGCTCGGCCAGTACCGGGGCAACCGCGCGTTCAAGGTGACCCGCAAGATCCAGCCCAAGGACCGGGTCTAAGCCTATTTTGCCGGAGGCTCAACGAGGGTGCACGACCCTGTGGGCGTGCTCAATCAGCCCGCGCACCGGCCCGTCGGTGAAGAGCAGCCGGGGATCCATCGTCTTGGTGCCGAGGGCGACGTAGTCGGCACCGGCGTCGACGAAGGCGTCGATGTGGTGGTTGCGGATGATCCCGCCGCCGCCCACGATCTTCTGGCCGTGGTCGCCGATCATCCGCCTCAGGTCCGCGACGCAGCGCAACGCCAGCGGGTGCAGCGGCGCTCCGCTCATCCCCCCGCCTCGGACCGGCAGGGTGTTGACGGCGTGGAACCCCCAGACGCCCGCCTCGATCGCCTTCTCCGACATCGCCTCGAAGCGGATCGGCGGCACCTTGACGATCACCGGGACGCCGGTCGCCACCGCCTCCTCGAACAGCCCCTCGGGCAGGCCGATCTCGCCGACGTTCGGGCAGCTCATGTTCAGCTCGACGGCCAGCGGCTCGACCTCGGCGGTCAGGGCCAGCAGCTCCGACCACTGGGGCCGGTCAAAACCATGAATACTGACCACGGCGTGGTCGGCTCGCTTCTTGCCGGCGGCGACACGTCGGGCGTACCAGGGCATGCCGGGGTTGCGCAGGCCGATGCGGTTGGTCCAGGCGTCGAGCGAGATGGAGTAACGCAGCGTGCGCAGGATCCGCCAGACACGCCAGCCCCGCGCCATCGCCGTGAAGGTGCCCACCGTAGGGGTCGAGCCTTCGGGCTGGATGTAGTTGCCAAACGGCGCCGAGATGAGGATCGGCTCCATCGCTTCGTCTATGAGCATGCCCGACTGTTTGGTCATGACCACCATCATAGATGGATGACGCCGGAGCGTTTGCCGGGTAGACTCCACTGAATGAAATCTTATTTTGAATTTTTGCTTGATCGTGTCGCGCCACCCGAGGTCGGCACGGGCGACTGGGCACCCGACCCGCCCGACCGCTACTGCCCGCGATGCGGCCTCTGCGTCGGCCCCGGAGAGGTGATGGGGGGCCGCTGCTCCCGCTGCCGTGCCCTGAAACTGCCCTGGCAGAGCCTCACCAGGCTGGGCCGCTACCGCCCGCCCCTCTCCGACTGGGTCAAACGCCTCAAGTACAAGGGGTGCTACCGCTGGGCCGAACGGCTCGGCACCGAACTCGCCGCCGCCCTGCCGTCAGATCTCCCGCCCTGCACGGTGGTGCCCACGCCGATGCACGTCGTCCGCCGGTATCTGCGGGGGCTCGATCACGCCGAACTGCTGGCTCTCGCCGTCGCCTGCCAGCAAGGCTGGCCGATGCGCCGATTACTACGTCGACGCCGACTCACCCCGCCTCAGTCGAGTGTCCCGCCCAGCGAGCGGATGGCCAACCTCGCGCGTGCGATCGAGCCGAAACGCCTGCGCAGCGACCGCGTCCCCGAACGCGTCCTGTTGGTCGATGACGTCAAGACCACAGGTGCGACCCTCACCCGCTGCTGCCGGGCGCTCAACAAGCTCGGCATCAGGGAGATCCACGTCGCCGTGGTCGCCGTCGCCGAGCCGTGAATCTCAATCAGACACGCAGCTCGGCACCGACCTTCTGGGTCAGCGCCGCCACGACCGCGTCGACCTCGCCGTCCACCGCGTCGTGCCTCAGCGTCTGCTCCGGATCCCGGAAGAGCATGCGCAGGCTCAGGCTCTTGCGGCCTTTGGGCACCGGCTTGCCGCGGTAGATGCCGAGAAAGTCCAGACGCTCCATCCGCTCGGGGCTGACGCCATCGATCACGCCCTCGATCGCCGACCAGGCCACCGATTCGTCGACGATCACCGAGAGGTCACGCTCGATGCCGGGCATCCTCGGCGGCACCGCCGCGGAGTAGGCCGGCGGGTACAGATCGAGCAGCACGTCGAGGTCCAGCTCCGCCAGCACGACACGGTTCTGCAGGTCGAAGTGGTCGGTCAGCTTCTTGGAGGCGAGGCCAAACTGCCCCAGCTCGCGCTCGCCGAGCAACACGCGTGCGCCCGGCTCGTAACCCCGCAGGTCGGCCTCCGCGAAGGCCAGTTCATCCGCGCCCGAGCCGGCCAGCGCCTCGATCAACTCGGCGATCGCCCCCTTGAGGACACGCAGGGATTCGGCGGGGTCCTCGGCGTCCATGAGCAAGCCCAGCCGACGCCGTTCCTGCTTGCCCTCGGGCGTCGACCACCAGACCGCCGCCGCCTCAAACAGACGCACGCCATGGTTGCCGTGGTCCTGGTTGATCTTCCGGCAGTGCAGCAGGCTCGCCAGCAGGCTCGGCCGCAGTGCACGATCGGTCCGCCGCTGCCCCTCCAGCTGGATCAGCGACCCGCCGTCCGGCAGCAGCACCTCCGCCTCCGCCGGCTCGCTGAGCGAGGGCGTCACCGTCTCGTGAAAGCCCTGGCCCTCGAGGCAGGTGCCGATCAGCTTGCGCGCCGTGACACGCGCCTCCTCGGCACGCGCCACGAGCGAGATCTTCTCGGTGACGGGGATCGCGTCCATGCCGTGCAGCCGGGCGACCTCCTCGATCAGGTCCACCTCACGAGTCAGGTCGAAGCGGTAGGTCGGGATCGTGCAGCGGATCACGCCCTCACTGACATGCGGCTCGAAGCCGAGTTTGTTGAGGTAATCGGCCTGCTGCTGATCGCTCAGGTCCATCCCCAGCAAAGTTCGGCAGCGGTCGCCACGCAGCGACAGCGTAGTCGGCTCCATGTCCGGTTGACCGACGGCCAACTCGCCCGCCGAGAGCGACCCGCCCGCCAGTTCGAGGATCAACTGTGTCGCACGCAGGCTGGCCCACGACACGCCACGCGGATCGACCCGCCGCTCGAAACGGAAACTCGAATCACTCGCGAGCTTCAGCGCCCGGCTGGTCGAGCGGACCGTCAAGGGCTCGAAGATCGCCGCCTCGAGGAGGATGTCCTCGGTCTTCTCGGTCACCTCGCTCTCCAGCCCGCCCATCACGCCCGCAACCGCGCAGGGACGCTCGGCATCGGCGATCACCAGCATCGACTCGCTGAGCTCGTGCTCCGACCCGTCGATCGCCTTGATCGTCTCGCCCTTCTTCGCCCGGCGGACCCGGATCTCGGGACCGGCGAGCATGGTCAGGTCGAAGGCGTGCAGCGGCTGGCCCGTCTTCATCAGGACGTAGTTGGTGATGTCGACGATGTTGTTGACGCTCCGCAGCCCGATCGCCTCGAGCCGCTCGCGCAGCCACTGCGGGCTGGGGCCCACCTTCACGCCACGGATCACCCGGGCCGTGTAGTACGGGCACCCCTCGGGGTCGTCCACCGACAGCTTGACCGCCGAGGCAGGCCACTCGCCCGATTCCGAGACCTCGTTCTCGGGGACGATCAGCGACCGTCCCGAGCCGGCACAGATCTCCCGGGCCACGCCCAGGTGACTCAGGCAGTCGCCGCGGTTGCTCGTCACCTCGACGTCCATCATCACGTCGCCGTTGGGCTGAGACGCACGCTCCTCAATGGGAAAGCCCTGACTGGTGAGCAGGCGCTCGGCCTCGTCGGCGTCCACGGGGCGGTCGAGATAGACGTTTAACCATGCAAGACTGATCTTCATGGTCGGAGTTTAACGACTCGGGCGCAGGGCCTCAGTCCGAATCGGTTTCCGGAGGGTTTGAAGTCTTAGGGAGGTCTGGCTACAATACACGGTCCGCTGAAAACAGGAGCTACCCCTTGATCGAAGCCCTTAAGGACGATGCCGTTATCAACCAGCTCGGTGGCCGCTTCAAGTTCACCGCACTGGTTCAGCAACGTGTCCGCGAGCTGATGGATGGCGCACGCCCGCTCGTCGAGCGTCAGGGACGCAGCGACATCGAGATCGCCGTCGCCGAGATCGTCGAGGGCAAGATCACCCTGGGCCTGGCGTCGTCCGAAGACGACGAAGCCTGACCCACCGGATCCACCGACATGAACGACGGGAACCCCCCTGCCCCGCCTCAGGAACCCGACGCGTCCGCGTCGCCCCTGTCAGGCCGCAGGGTGCTGCTCGCCGTCACGGGCGGGATCGCAGCCTATAAAGCAGCCTCGCTCGCCTCGGCACTGGTCAAGGCGGGCACCGAACTCCGTGTTGTCATGACCGAGTCGGCCCAGCGGTTCATCGGCCCGACCACCTTCGCCTCGCTCTCGGGACGCCCGGTCATCACCTCGATCTGGCAGACCGACGACCGCCCCGACGCCCAGCACGTCGCCGTCGCCCGCGACGCCGACCTCATGGTCATCGCCCCCGCCACGGCGAACACGCTCGCCAAGATCGCGGCCGGGCTCTGCGACGACCCCGTCTCACTCGCCGCCTCCGCCCTGCCCGCCGGCACGCCGCTGGTGATCGCCCCCGCGATGAACGCCGACATGTGGGCCAACCCCATCAACCAGCGGAACCTCAAGACCCTGCGCGAGTACCTGCCCGGCCTCTCGATGGTCGATCCCGAATCGGGCTGGCAGGCCTGCCGCACCGAGGGCCGCGGGCGCATGGCCGAACCCGAGACCATCCTCCTGCACGTCACCGAACGCCTGTCTCAGGCTTAGACAAGCTCGCGTTCGACCTTCCAGCCGAAGCCCTTGCGGTTATCGATCCACCGAATCCATCCGGGCGTGAAGCGCCAGAAGGCCTGCTTCTCCAGCATCACCTTGAACTGGGGATCGACCGCGACGAACGGGAACTTCGCCGTGTAAGCCTCCCACGCCGCGTTGAGTGAGGCGTTGTCGGTGATCCGCTCGGCCCGCCCACGCATCTGCACGCCATGGATCCCCTGCGGCCGGTCGTCATGCCCGTAGACCGTGACCGCCACGTGCGTCGACTGTTCGATGTCAACGCTGTGCTCCGACTGAGGCGAGGACACCCAGACCAGATTCATCCCCCCGTCGGTCGCGTACTGGACGTTCGCCGCGTGCGGCTCGCCCTGCTCGCCCACCGTCGCCAGCGACGCCGTCCGGCAGGCCGCCAGAAACACACTCACTTCCTGAATCACGTCGAAGTCGGGCATCTGCATATCTACAGCCTAGAGCAGCGGCCCCACGCGTTCCACCACCCGCTCAACATCTTCACGCGACGGGAAGGCGCTCACGCGCACGAAACCCTCGCCCGCAGGCCCCATCCCCGCCCCGGGCGTCACGACCACGTGCGCCTCACGCAGCAGGTGATCGAAGAACCCCCAGCTGTCCATGCCATCGGGCGTCCCGACCCACAGATACGGCGCGTTCTCGCCGCCGTGCACGCTCAGCCCCGCCGCACGGATCGCAGCGCCGAGCAATCGCGCGTTCTCCAGGTAGTAGGCCGCGCGCTCGCGCACCTGCGCCTTGCCCGCGTCGCTGTAGAGCGCCTCCGCCGCCCGCTGGACGATGTAGCAGACCGAGTTGAACTTGGTGCGCTGCCGACGCAGCCAGAGCGGGTTGAGCTGGACCCGATCATCCGCCGCCGTCTTCGCCGTCAACGCCTTGGGGATCACGCAGTAGCCGCAACGCGTGCCCGTGAACGCGGCGCTCTTGGAATAGCTGCGCATCTCGATCGCACACTCGGCCGCGCCGTCGCACTCGAAGACCGAGTGCGGGACCGCCGGGTCCGTGATGAACGCCTCGTACGCCGCATCAAAAAACAGCAGCACGTCACGCTCGCGGGCCCAGTCGACCCACGCCTGCAGCGCTTCCTTGCCGATCGCCGCGCCGGTCGGGTTGTTCGGATAACAGAGGTAGACAACGTCGACCGGCTCCGTCGGCTTGGGCGGGTCGAACCCATTGTCGGGCGTCATCGCCAGGTAGAGCAGGCCCTCGTACCCGCCGCCCTCCAGCCCCGCGCCGGTGTTGCCCGCGATCACGTTGGTGTCGACGTAGACCGGATAAGCCGGGTCGGTGATCGCCATCCGGTTCACCCCGCCGCTCGCGAGCAGGTCAAGGATGTTGGCGCAGTCCGACTTCGCACCGTCCGAGATGAACACCTCGTCGAACGCGATATCACACCCGCGTGACCGGAAGTCGTGCTCGGCGATCGCCTCGCGCAGCCAGTCATACCCGACGTGCTGGGCGTAGCCGTGGAAGCTGTCGGCCGAAGCCTGCTCGTCCACCGCCTTGTGCATCGCCTCGACACACGCCGCCGGCAGCGGCTGGGTCACGTCGCCCAGACCCATCTTGATGATCGGCTTGTCGGCGACCGCCCCGGCGTGCTCCTGCGTGTACGCCTCCACCCGACGGGCGATCTCGGGAAACAGGAACCCGCTCTGGAGCTTCAGGAAGTTCTCGTTCACACGTGCCATCAGCCGCCTACTTTCTCGGCCACGAATGCCCGGGCCGCCTCGACCGCCTCGTCCGCCTTGCCCGGGTCACGCCCGCCGGCCTGCGCCATGTCCGGCCGCCCGCCCCCGCCGCCGCCCACGACCGGAGCGATCGCCTTGACCCAATCGCCCGCCTTGAGGCCCTTGCCGATCAGGTCCTTCGGCACCGCCGCGAGCAGCGCCACCTTCTCCGCGCCGACACCCACGAGCATCATCGGACTCGCCGGCAGCTTGCTCCGTACGACGTCCATCGCCGTCCGCAGCGCGTTGGCATCGGCCCCCTCGATCTTAGCGACCACCGGCTCTCCGTCGATCGACGAGTCCGCCAGCGCACGGGCCACGTCGGCCACCGCCGACGCCGCCTCCTTCGCCTGCTCCTTCTGCGCCGCCTTAAGCGCGTCCTGAAGCGACGCCAACTTCTCCCGCACCGACTGCTTGATCACCAGCGGGATCACAGCCGACTCCAACTCCTTGCCGAACTCCGGCAGCGCCTCCGCCAGCCTCGCCGCCGGCGCACCCTCCAGGCTCTCGACACGGTTCCGCAGCATCTCGCCCGTGCTCTGGGCACGATGCCCCGCCTCGCCCGTCAGCCCCGTCAGGCGACGAATCCCCTTGGCCACGTTCTCCTCGCTCAGGATCACAAAGCCCTGCGCCTCGCCCGTCTGACGCAGGTGCGTCCCGCCGCAGAACTCGATGCTCAGCCTCGCCCACTCCGCCTTCTTCGGCTCCGCGAGCAACGCCCCGAGGTCCGCGCCGATCGACACCACCCGCACCCGAGGCGGGTACTTCTCGCCGAACACCGCCCGCAGGCCGTTGATCCTCAGCGCCGCCTCCTGATCCGCCACCTCCGCGTAGACCGGCAGGTCCGCCGCGATGTCATCGTTCACCTGCTTCTCGACCGCCGCCACCTGCTCCAGCGACACCGGCCCGTCATTCGAGAAGTCGAACCGCAGCTTCTCGTCGTCCACCAGCGACCCGCGCTGCATCGCCTCCTCGTTTACCAGGTCACGCAACGCACGATTCAGCACGTGCGTCGTCGTGTGGTTCGCCATGATCTTCCGACGACGCTCCTCGTCCACACGCATCACGATCGGCCGCGCCTCATCCAGTCGCTGCGCCAGCGTCGGCTCCGTCACGACTCCGATATGGAACCACACGCCGCCGATCTTCTGCGTGTCCTCGACACGCATCGCGGCGCCGCACTGACACGCGATCGTCCCCGTGTCCCCCACCTGACCGCCCGCCTCGCCGTAGAACACCGTGCGCTCGGTCACCAGCACCACGCGGTCCCCCGCCACGGCCTGCTCCACGGCCGACAACCCGTACTCGGCCATCGCGAACAGCCACCGCTTGGACTGATGCTCCGCGTCCGCCGTCCCGTCGATCGCCACCGCCTCATAACCGAGGAAATCGGTATCCGGTAGGTCATGCTTCTGCACCAGCTCGATCAGGTGCTGCTTGAGGTCCGCCGTACCCGCCTCGCCACGCGACACGTCGGCGTGCTTCGCCTTCGCCCGCTCGTAACCCTCCAGGTCGACCGTCAGGCCGCGCTCCTCCGCCATCACCTGC
Coding sequences within:
- a CDS encoding LL-diaminopimelate aminotransferase; translation: MARVNENFLKLQSGFLFPEIARRVEAYTQEHAGAVADKPIIKMGLGDVTQPLPAACVEAMHKAVDEQASADSFHGYAQHVGYDWLREAIAEHDFRSRGCDIAFDEVFISDGAKSDCANILDLLASGGVNRMAITDPAYPVYVDTNVIAGNTGAGLEGGGYEGLLYLAMTPDNGFDPPKPTEPVDVVYLCYPNNPTGAAIGKEALQAWVDWARERDVLLFFDAAYEAFITDPAVPHSVFECDGAAECAIEMRSYSKSAAFTGTRCGYCVIPKALTAKTAADDRVQLNPLWLRRQRTKFNSVCYIVQRAAEALYSDAGKAQVRERAAYYLENARLLGAAIRAAGLSVHGGENAPYLWVGTPDGMDSWGFFDHLLREAHVVVTPGAGMGPAGEGFVRVSAFPSREDVERVVERVGPLL
- the pheT gene encoding phenylalanine--tRNA ligase subunit beta codes for the protein MKISLAWLNVYLDRPVDADEAERLLTSQGFPIEERASQPNGDVMMDVEVTSNRGDCLSHLGVAREICAGSGRSLIVPENEVSESGEWPASAVKLSVDDPEGCPYYTARVIRGVKVGPSPQWLRERLEAIGLRSVNNIVDITNYVLMKTGQPLHAFDLTMLAGPEIRVRRAKKGETIKAIDGSEHELSESMLVIADAERPCAVAGVMGGLESEVTEKTEDILLEAAIFEPLTVRSTSRALKLASDSSFRFERRVDPRGVSWASLRATQLILELAGGSLSAGELAVGQPDMEPTTLSLRGDRCRTLLGMDLSDQQQADYLNKLGFEPHVSEGVIRCTIPTYRFDLTREVDLIEEVARLHGMDAIPVTEKISLVARAEEARVTARKLIGTCLEGQGFHETVTPSLSEPAEAEVLLPDGGSLIQLEGQRRTDRALRPSLLASLLHCRKINQDHGNHGVRLFEAAAVWWSTPEGKQERRRLGLLMDAEDPAESLRVLKGAIAELIEALAGSGADELAFAEADLRGYEPGARVLLGERELGQFGLASKKLTDHFDLQNRVVLAELDLDVLLDLYPPAYSAAVPPRMPGIERDLSVIVDESVAWSAIEGVIDGVSPERMERLDFLGIYRGKPVPKGRKSLSLRMLFRDPEQTLRHDAVDGEVDAVVAALTQKVGAELRV
- a CDS encoding ComF family protein: MLDRVAPPEVGTGDWAPDPPDRYCPRCGLCVGPGEVMGGRCSRCRALKLPWQSLTRLGRYRPPLSDWVKRLKYKGCYRWAERLGTELAAALPSDLPPCTVVPTPMHVVRRYLRGLDHAELLALAVACQQGWPMRRLLRRRRLTPPQSSVPPSERMANLARAIEPKRLRSDRVPERVLLVDDVKTTGATLTRCCRALNKLGIREIHVAVVAVAEP
- a CDS encoding flavoprotein; amino-acid sequence: MNDGNPPAPPQEPDASASPLSGRRVLLAVTGGIAAYKAASLASALVKAGTELRVVMTESAQRFIGPTTFASLSGRPVITSIWQTDDRPDAQHVAVARDADLMVIAPATANTLAKIAAGLCDDPVSLAASALPAGTPLVIAPAMNADMWANPINQRNLKTLREYLPGLSMVDPESGWQACRTEGRGRMAEPETILLHVTERLSQA
- the alaS gene encoding alanine--tRNA ligase — encoded protein: MLTSSEIREQFVRFFVEKHGHRNVVSSPVVPHDDPTLLFANAGMNQFKPYFLGTEEPESKRAANTQKCIRAGGKHNDLDDVGKDTYHHTFFEMLGNWSFGDYFKAEAIAWAWELLVDQWGLDPERLHATYFEGDEAEGLEPDLEAKALWGRYLPEERIHPGNKKDNFWEMGDVGPCGPCSELHYDGTADKQGGRLVNADNPDVIEIWNLVFIQFNRTAGGQLESLPARHVDTGMGFERIVRVLQGKDSNYDTDVFGPLFEAIQKATGYGRAYEPGGSEGPLRDPINVAYRVIADHVRCLTFALADGAHCGNKARDAVLRTILRRAVRFGHQTLGVEEPFLYKLVPAVVEHMGAAFPEITKNPAAIEAELKEEEISFRRTLERGIGIFDKATEGLKNGQTLPGDTAFDLEATYGFPISLTQVMAEERGLTVDLEGYERAKAKHADVSRGEAGTADLKQHLIELVQKHDLPDTDFLGYEAVAIDGTADAEHQSKRWLFAMAEYGLSAVEQAVAGDRVVLVTERTVFYGEAGGQVGDTGTIACQCGAAMRVEDTQKIGGVWFHIGVVTEPTLAQRLDEARPIVMRVDEERRRKIMANHTTTHVLNRALRDLVNEEAMQRGSLVDDEKLRFDFSNDGPVSLEQVAAVEKQVNDDIAADLPVYAEVADQEAALRINGLRAVFGEKYPPRVRVVSIGADLGALLAEPKKAEWARLSIEFCGGTHLRQTGEAQGFVILSEENVAKGIRRLTGLTGEAGHRAQSTGEMLRNRVESLEGAPAARLAEALPEFGKELESAVIPLVIKQSVREKLASLQDALKAAQKEQAKEAASAVADVARALADSSIDGEPVVAKIEGADANALRTAMDVVRSKLPASPMMLVGVGAEKVALLAAVPKDLIGKGLKAGDWVKAIAPVVGGGGGGRPDMAQAGGRDPGKADEAVEAARAFVAEKVGG
- a CDS encoding DNA-directed RNA polymerase subunit omega — its product is MIEALKDDAVINQLGGRFKFTALVQQRVRELMDGARPLVERQGRSDIEIAVAEIVEGKITLGLASSEDDEA
- a CDS encoding pyridoxamine 5'-phosphate oxidase family protein, whose protein sequence is MQMPDFDVIQEVSVFLAACRTASLATVGEQGEPHAANVQYATDGGMNLVWVSSPQSEHSVDIEQSTHVAVTVYGHDDRPQGIHGVQMRGRAERITDNASLNAAWEAYTAKFPFVAVDPQFKVMLEKQAFWRFTPGWIRWIDNRKGFGWKVERELV
- a CDS encoding beta/alpha barrel domain-containing protein; translated protein: MTKQSGMLIDEAMEPILISAPFGNYIQPEGSTPTVGTFTAMARGWRVWRILRTLRYSISLDAWTNRIGLRNPGMPWYARRVAAGKKRADHAVVSIHGFDRPQWSELLALTAEVEPLAVELNMSCPNVGEIGLPEGLFEEAVATGVPVIVKVPPIRFEAMSEKAIEAGVWGFHAVNTLPVRGGGMSGAPLHPLALRCVADLRRMIGDHGQKIVGGGGIIRNHHIDAFVDAGADYVALGTKTMDPRLLFTDGPVRGLIEHAHRVVHPR
- a CDS encoding RidA family protein is translated as MSDLNHPRRALAALGYELPKPAAAVASYLPATRQNDLIVISGQLPLVDGELMVSGPVPSAVSVEKAAKAAGRCVVNALAAADALLEADWSCVERIVRVGVFVWGDEGFAEQHLVANGASDLLVRAFGDQGRHARAAVGVSGLPLGASVEVELWLGLAGSA
- the fliM gene encoding flagellar motor switch protein FliM, with translation MTDMLDQNEIDSLLAAVEGGDVETEVDTGPSLVYSLRRGGITDAELEIRDYDFKRPERVSKDQMRALETLHDVFSRGFGASLSGFLRTIVEVKVADIEQMTFSEFTHSLPNPTCFNLLSCKPLDGSICLDLSPLIIYPIIDRLLGGSNAELFIPQRPLTAIELRLVNKIISRGMDALREAWQNIVEIKFNLEESESNPALVQIVPPNEVVVVVGFEMKMGGRAGTMSLCIPYNVIEPVVERLSNQTWEAYKKSVRNTQIRQRVAEHLEVARVPIRALLAETRLSIGDLKHLQAGDIITTEKPASAPLAMEIGGQRKFIGQLGQYRGNRAFKVTRKIQPKDRV